From a single Brassica rapa cultivar Chiifu-401-42 chromosome A01, CAAS_Brap_v3.01, whole genome shotgun sequence genomic region:
- the LOC103858113 gene encoding uncharacterized protein LOC103858113 has protein sequence MAMKRNGKSPVSSDTDEKFMFFKDVSLGPHETQLRFRLIHFWEARNPVKKTIIGLEMLLIDEQGTIIQGFIPPGRIKKYLPDLKQGSVYRLNNFYGSKNKPMYRVADHIAIVSFTWNSELSVLHEIPTSFDEDRFRFHSYEDFEANCDLKGDLYDVVGHMKLVNGHTLIEHPTPDEVKIDTTRHIMVHVQLHDGPVMKLYLWDQAAADFCKKFNSYDNTPTVLLVTAVNTKRLGGTLALTSMSPSRVFMDYDVQPTIDYFNWLGSNPEIAKQVSADVVTKRETLTIADIFTYMKQESAKDAFFECTATIDDVVHGSAWYYIGCSGCHAKATKGATSLVCTNTKCEKINTDGVPQYRAKISVYDNSDQAVFVLLGDAGRVLTGRHASELVSSYFEANGSEGADHEVPVPEALISTIGQTHKFCVKVTQHNFSGDTRAITVTKILSLDTPPPTEASVGSNIAATSRETVQTENEVCEPSKTRGDSADEESKRTFDSADPQKAKRPRRDD, from the exons ATGGCGATGAAGCGAAATGGAAAATCTCCTGTCTCATCCGACACTGACGAAAAATTCATGTTCTTCAAAGATGTCTCTCTAGGTCCTCATGAAACTCAGTTGCGCTTCCGGCTCATCCATTTCTGGGAGGCTCGAAATCCGGTGAAGAAGACAATTATCGGCCTGGAAATGCTCCTCATCGACGAGCAG GGAACTATCATACAGGGATTCATCCCACCAGGACGTATCAAGAAGTACTTGCCTGATTTGAAACAAGGGTCAGTTTATAGGCTCAACAACTTCTACGGGTCGAAAAACAAACCTATGTATCGGGTGGCTGATCATATAGCAATCGTGTCTTTCACATGGAACTCTGAATTGTCGGTTCTTCACGAGATTCCAACCTCTTTCGATGAAGACCGTTTCAGGTTTCATTCATATGAAGATTTTGAAGCTAACTGTGATCTCAAAGGTGACCTCTACG ATGTTGTGGGCCACATGAAGCTGGTCAATGGACATACTCTTATTGAGCATCCCACACCTGATGAAGTGAAGATCGATACCACTCGGCACATTATGGTTCATGTGCAGTTGCATGA CGGACCTGTCATGAAGCTCTACCTTTGGGACCAGGCTGCAGCAGACTTCTGCAAGAAGTTTAACTCATATGACAACACTCCCACTGTGCTTTTGGTCACAGCTGTTAACACCAAACGTCTCGGAG GTACCCTTGCACTGACCTCTATGTCTCCCTCACGGGTTTTCATGGACTATGATGTCCAGCCAACCATAGATTATTTCAACTG GCTCGGCTCAAACCCGGAGATTGCTAAGCAAGTTAGTGCAGACGTCGTCACCAAGCGTGAGACACTGACTATAGCAGATATATTCACTTACATGAAGCAAGAATCTGCAAAG GATGCCTTTTTTGAGTGCACTGCTACTATCGATGATGTTGTTCATGGCTCAGCTTGGTACTATATTGGATGCAGTGGATGCCATGCTAAGGCTACCAAAGGCGCAACATCTTTGGTTTGTACAAATACGAAATGTGAGAAGATCAACACAGATGGTGTCCCTCA GTACCGTGCAAAGATATCTGTTTATGACAACAGTGACCAAGCCGTTTTTGTCCTACTAGGTGATGCTGGTCGTGTGTTGACCGGAAGGCACGCATCAGAGTTAGTTAGCAGCTACTTTGAG GCTAATGGGAGCGAAGGAGCTGACCATGAGGTGCCTGTCCCGGAAGCTCTAATCAGCACTATCGGACAGACACATAAGTTTTGTGTGAAAGTTACACAGCACAACTTCTCTGGCGATACCCGAGCCATAACTGTCACCAAGATCCTCTCTCTAGACACACCACCACCCACAGAAGCCTCTGTTGGAAGCAACATTGCTGCCACGTCCAGGGAGACAGTGCAGACTGAGAATGAAGTTTGTGAGCCTTCCAAAACCCGTGGTGATTCTGCAGATGAGGAGAGTAAGAGGACTTTTGACAGTGCTGATCCACAGAAAGCCAAACGCCCAAGACGTGATGATTAA